One region of Catenuloplanes indicus genomic DNA includes:
- a CDS encoding maleylpyruvate isomerase family mycothiol-dependent enzyme, translating to MSTAADSVIAVLRAGHDELVAFVGKLSPDDLTRRSAADEWTVAQVLSHLGSGAEIHLATVIAGRDGTDMPGPDFNRGVWARWDAMAPAEQAAGFAESNARLIEMFEALDDDQRENVRVVFGWLPSPVDVAASARLWLSEFALHAWDVEAALDPRAHVRADAVAILLDHAPHMFGFMGRTDSLGGGEHRLAVRLTDADRSFGLHLGGVVAKTETPAEPDGTLTLPAEALIRLLYGRFKEPYDTDGVSVTGPLGLDGLRRVFPGF from the coding sequence ATGAGCACAGCCGCCGACAGCGTCATCGCCGTGCTGCGGGCCGGTCATGACGAGCTGGTCGCGTTCGTGGGCAAGCTCTCGCCGGACGACCTGACCCGGCGGTCCGCCGCCGACGAGTGGACGGTCGCGCAGGTGCTCAGTCATCTGGGCAGCGGCGCCGAGATCCACCTGGCCACGGTGATCGCCGGCCGGGACGGCACGGACATGCCCGGCCCGGACTTCAACCGGGGTGTCTGGGCACGCTGGGACGCGATGGCACCGGCCGAGCAGGCCGCCGGGTTCGCCGAGTCGAACGCCCGGCTGATCGAGATGTTCGAGGCGCTGGACGACGACCAGCGGGAGAACGTGCGGGTCGTGTTCGGCTGGCTGCCGTCCCCGGTCGACGTGGCCGCCTCGGCCCGGCTGTGGCTCAGCGAGTTCGCGCTGCACGCCTGGGACGTCGAGGCCGCGCTCGACCCGCGGGCCCACGTGCGCGCGGACGCGGTGGCGATCCTGCTCGACCACGCGCCGCACATGTTCGGCTTCATGGGCCGGACCGACTCGCTCGGCGGCGGGGAGCACCGGCTCGCGGTGCGGCTGACCGACGCGGACCGGTCGTTCGGCCTGCACCTGGGCGGCGTGGTGGCGAAGACGGAGACCCCGGCGGAGCCGGACGGCACGCTCACGCTGCCCGCGGAGGCACTGATCCGGCTGCTGTACGGCCGGTTCAAGGAGCCGTACGACACGGACGGGGTCTCGGTCACCGGGCCGCTGGGCCTGGACGGCCTCCGCCGCGTCTTCCCGGGCTTCTGA
- a CDS encoding DUF1810 domain-containing protein, which translates to MTDLQRFVDAQAGVHERALAELTAGDKRSHWMWFVFPQLAGLGRSDMAQRYALASLDEARDYLAHPVLGPRLRACTRAVLGVRDRTAADILGVVDAQKLRSSMTLFALAAPDETLFGEVLDRYYDGERDPLTEELIAR; encoded by the coding sequence ATGACGGATCTGCAGCGGTTCGTGGACGCCCAGGCGGGCGTCCACGAGCGCGCCCTGGCCGAGCTGACCGCGGGCGACAAGCGCAGCCACTGGATGTGGTTCGTCTTCCCGCAGCTGGCCGGCCTGGGCCGCAGCGACATGGCCCAGCGGTACGCGCTCGCCTCGCTCGACGAGGCCCGCGACTACCTGGCCCATCCGGTCCTCGGCCCGCGCCTGCGCGCGTGCACGCGCGCGGTGCTCGGGGTCCGGGACCGCACCGCGGCGGACATCCTCGGCGTCGTCGACGCGCAGAAGCTCCGCTCGTCGATGACGTTGTTCGCGCTGGCCGCGCCGGACGAGACGCTGTTCGGCGAGGTCCTGGACCGCTACTACGACGGTGAGCGGGACCCGCTCACGGAGGAGCTGATCGCCCGATGA